In Deltaproteobacteria bacterium, the sequence TGAACGCTTTAAACTCCTTAAAGGTGAGCGCCGGGACCAAGAAGCTCGGCAAGCCACACTAAGCGGTGCCATTGAGTGGTCTTGGCAGCTGCTCGAGCCATGGGAACAATATGGACTGGCACAATGTAGCGCCTTCCGAGGGGGCTTCACTTTGGAGGCTGCTGAATCCATTTTAGATGTTGATCAGTGGGACGATGCTCCCTGGACCATCGACTTAATCCAAGCCCTCCACGATAAAAGCCTCTTACGGATGGTTGAACCTGTGACCGGGCACGAACGATTTGTGATGTATGAGTCCATTCGTCAGTTTGCCGCAGAGAAACTCAGCCAAGCTGGCGCAGTGCTGGATCCAACCAACGCCACCCTCACCCACGCAGAAGCTGCCGCACAACTCAGCGAGCGCCATGGCCGCTACTATGCTCGCTTTGGCCAACAGGAGTACCGCAAAGGCATGTTCCAACATGGCGGTGTCGAACGCTCCCGCCTTCTCCAGCTTGAACTGGACAACATCCTCAGCGGTTTTCGGCACGCCTACAACAATCAACGCACCCAGGTTGCCTGTGAGCTCTACTTCGCCGCCAACGAAATCCTGACCATTCGTGGCCCCATTAAGCTCGCATCGGAAATTGCAGCGAGAGTTCTAAGCTTGCCCAATGTGCAACAAAAAGATGCCATCATGGTGTTTTTGAATCAGGGTAAAACACTTAGGCTCTTAGGAAAGAACGACTCCGCCAAACGCGCCTATGAATCAGCCCTTGAGCTTTCCAGAGAAAGCCGTGACCGCCCCGGCGAAGCACAAGCACTCGGTGGCCTCGGTATCATCTACCAGTGGCAAGGAGATTTCGCACAGGCCAAACTCCACTATAAAGCAGCCCTCGCCATTCACCGCCAAGAAGGCAATCGCCAGCGGGAAGGCTCCATCGTAGGTTACCTGGCCACTGTGCACCGGCTTGAAGGAGATCTCGATGAAGCGCAAACATACTACGAAGCAGGCCTTGCGGTGCAGCGACAGCTTGGTAACCGCCGCTCGGAAGCAATCGTTCTAGGTAACCTGGGAACACTTCATAAAGAGCGAGGCCGAATGGAAGAAGCCCGCGGTGTCTACGAAGCAGCCTTGGACGCGTTTCAAGCAACCGGCAACCGCTTAAATGAAGCCATCGCGTTAGCAAATCTCGGTAACCTCCTCTTGGACATGGGCGATGTGAGTGCCGCACTGACCAACCTCAAGAACGCCGTCAACACTGCTCAGGAACTATCCTTTGCGGGCGAAGGAGCCTTCTTAGGAGGCCTGGCTATGGCCCATATGCAACAAGGCGAAATGGCCGAAGCGCGTACGTGTATCGACCGCGGCAATATTGAGATAAAAAAGCTGAACTATAAAATCGAAGAAGGTCTCTTCATAAGCCGGCGTGGGTTACTTGAGTTTGCCGAAGGCAATCGAGACGAAGCATTGGGCAGCTACGCAGAAGCTCAGAAGATAGCCGATGAGCTGCCGAGCGTGGGCGGGTCTGATTTTGGGAAAGTTCTGAATAAACTGAAGCTGGTTTTATCGCACTGATTTCAGTAAAGTCGTTCCTCTTATTCCTGACACACATTATAGATGTTTTGGACCTGGGCAATCTGCAGCTCTGCCGCATTGTTATAAGCATTTAGAACAACCAACGCACCACCACACTGAAGAAAGCGCTTAGACCATAAGCAATCGGTGTTTTTATCTTTCAGCATATTCTGCATGGAATCGACAATACGCTTAGATAAAACATTCTCCTTGTCCCACCCCGCAAGATTGTCACATCCATCTGTGCTCGCCGCGGGATAGTCTTTACCAAATGGTCTCGCATCGCCTGCTTGTCGAATGGCTTTGTGCTCTACCTCATCTAGCTTGGCCAATATACTTTGCCCTGATTTGGATGCAGAGTTTTTACGACCAAGTATTGCAAGGACCTTATATTTCTTTTTGGGAACCTTCTTATTGCCACTCTTAAGTGAAGGAGGTGCAGTGTGCTTACTTTTTTCGCGATTCTTTTTAACGCTGCTTCCTTTGAGCGCGGCAAATATTCCAGATTCCTGAGCAAACTTT encodes:
- a CDS encoding tetratricopeptide repeat protein — encoded protein: MLSSVAAPTGTVSLVFTDIQGSTELWERYQDDFKDYLDQHNDIMRQTIADTNGYEVKTEGDAFMVAFANATEAADFCIQSQLRLHQAPWPDELIKNQATHALVGESADGLFRGLRVRMGIHTGAPKPQLDPITGRMDYFGPMVNRAARVGSVGHGGQIIVSQASWSQIRDRLGPDCIIDLGDHALKGLEGRERLFQIHPQQLALRAFPRIRTPDLNKTNLPTRLNSFIGRQTELQAIAQLFSQGKRMVTILGAGGTGKTRLCQRFGAISLGDFPGGVWFCDLTQATTLDGIVGAIGKALDMTLTQQDPIEAIAKTLNSRGRALLIIDNFEQVASFAVDTLGRWLNRTLKACFLVTSRERLRLEGESIFYLDPLSKDEAVSLFAERARAVRPNFNITDANRKFVEEIVERLDFMSLAIELAASRSRMMPPETMVKRLAERFKLLKGERRDQEARQATLSGAIEWSWQLLEPWEQYGLAQCSAFRGGFTLEAAESILDVDQWDDAPWTIDLIQALHDKSLLRMVEPVTGHERFVMYESIRQFAAEKLSQAGAVLDPTNATLTHAEAAAQLSERHGRYYARFGQQEYRKGMFQHGGVERSRLLQLELDNILSGFRHAYNNQRTQVACELYFAANEILTIRGPIKLASEIAARVLSLPNVQQKDAIMVFLNQGKTLRLLGKNDSAKRAYESALELSRESRDRPGEAQALGGLGIIYQWQGDFAQAKLHYKAALAIHRQEGNRQREGSIVGYLATVHRLEGDLDEAQTYYEAGLAVQRQLGNRRSEAIVLGNLGTLHKERGRMEEARGVYEAALDAFQATGNRLNEAIALANLGNLLLDMGDVSAALTNLKNAVNTAQELSFAGEGAFLGGLAMAHMQQGEMAEARTCIDRGNIEIKKLNYKIEEGLFISRRGLLEFAEGNRDEALGSYAEAQKIADELPSVGGSDFGKVLNKLKLVLSH